In Serinus canaria isolate serCan28SL12 chromosome 5, serCan2020, whole genome shotgun sequence, the following proteins share a genomic window:
- the FADD gene encoding FAS-associated death domain protein, translating to MDFLTGGLGQDAEVPPARPVPGAGPGAVDRFLSLQFSISSDLSAAEVNTMKFLCRDKIAKRKLESVQIGLELFSILMEQQVIAPDQLGFLKELLQHIRRRDLLSLVEQFEQAELHAPDDQPDVHEKRLLKVAFDVIRANVGRDWKKLMRELGLPEVKLDKVETAYRYDLEEMVFQALREWQKWKGKDAKVADLIKALQGCNLKLVADWIEDKLSQVNSGTK from the exons ATGGATTTCCTCACCGGAGGGTTGGGACAGGACGCCGAAGTCCCCCCTGCGCGGCCTGTGCCGGGCGCGGGCCCCGGCGCCGTGGATCGTTTCCTGAGCCTGCAGTTCTCCATCTCCTCGGACCTGTCGGCCGCGGAGGTGAATACCATGAAGTTCCTCTGCCGCGACAAAATTGCGAAGCGAAAGCTTGAGTCGGTGCAAATCGGCCTGGAGCTCTTCAGCATCCTGATGGAGCAGCAGGTGATCGCGCCCGACCAGCTGGGATTCctgaaagagctgctgcagcacatcagAAGGCGCGATTTGCTGTCACTGGTGGAGCAGTTCGAGCAGGCAGAACTTCATGCCCCTGATGATCAGCCTGATGTGCATGAAAAAC GTCTCCTGAAGGTAGCTTTTGATGTCATTCGTGCCAATGTTGGGAGAGATTGGAAGAAGCTGATGCGAGAACTTGGGCTGCCAGAGGTGAAGCTGGACAAGGTAGAGACAGCCTATCGATATGATTTGGAGGAAATGGTTTTTCAGGCACTTCGGGAGTGGCAGAAGTGGAAGGGGAAGGATGCAAAGGTGGCTGACTTAATAAAAGCCCTTCAGGGCTGCAACCTGAAATTGGTGGCAGACTGGATTGAGGACAAGCTCTCACAGGTGAACAgtggaacaaaatga